GTCATCAACTGCAACTGGATTATCGTTAACAGGATTAACTGTAAGGTTCACTGTGGCTGTGTCAGTTCCGCCCTTACCGTCAGATACGGTGTAGGTGAAACTATCTGTACCGTTATAATCAGCGGCAGGTGTGTATGTAACTGTGCCGTCTGAATTAACAACGACTGTTCCGTGTTCAGGCTGGGTAGCGATTGAAACTGTAAGGTCGTCGCCGTCTAAATCTGAATCGTTGTCGAGAACGTTAATGACTGTTGCTGCATCCTCGTCAAGTGTGACGATGTCGTCAACTGCAACTGGATTATCGTTAACAGGATTCACTGTAAGGTTTACTGTAGCTATGTCAGTTCCGCCCTTACCGTCAGATACGGTGTAGGTGAAACTATCTGTGCCGTTATAATCAGCAGCAGGTGTATATGTAACTGTGCCGTCTGAATTAACGACAACTATTCCGTTTGCGGGCTGAGTTGCAATTGAGACAGTTAGGGTGTCCCCGTCTTCATCGTAGTCGTTATCAAGAACAGCTATCGTTATTGTTCCGTCTTCGTTAACTGTAGCATTATCCGCTACGGCGACTGGTATTGTACTGTCCTCTCCGTTGCTCCCTTGTTCGTCTGCAAACAGACCATCATCTGCGCCATTGCCGACATCACTTGCGTCGAGAAGGTATGCTCCGACATTACCCTGAGTCATATCTCCCGGGAGGAAGCTAAGCGCAAAGGAGTTAGCCAGGTCTTCCTCGCCTGTGGCAGTAGCATCTTCGAGGTCTTCTATATTTTCGCCCCGCTCCAGAGCCTGTTGTATCGCAAGGGCATCAGCTTCGACATCACCTGCGTCCATATCCCCTATAACAGTATCATCCATGGCAACAGCCTGCCCGCCGTCCATCTGGATTTCTTCGCCGTTATTAAGAGCTATGATTATATTTGATCCCGGTGAAGTAATCACCAGTTCGTCTTTACTGACTATATCGCCAACGCTAAGGGTTCTTTCTTCACCCTCAGGTGTTCTGGCAACTACATATCCGTTTACTGATTTAACTGTACCGATTGACTGAGCCATTACTGCACCTCATAAAATAATAATACTTATGATTAAGCATACAGCTCTGTAAAGAAAAAACATCGTACCAAGGTACAATTAATAAAAATTATCTTATGATTTCAGAAGAAACTTTTGAGCAAACAAAAAAGCGGAGGTTTTATGCTCCGCTTTAAATATTTTTATATTCTGCCTTCTTCAACAGCATGACAGGCAATCTTCCTTCCGTCTTTGTGCTGTATAAGAGCAGGGATCTCCTCACGGCATCTGCCGTCTGCATAGGGGCACCTTCCGTGAAAGACGCATCCACTTGGCAGATTTATAGGAGTGGGCACTTCCCCTGTCAGTTTCAGCCGTTCAGACTTTCTTCCGTCCAGAGTAGGTATCGCACTAAGCAAAGCTTTTGTGTACGGGTGTTTCGGCTCACCAAACAAAAGTGATGTCTCCGCAAGCTCGCAGACAGTCCCCAGATACATAACAACAACATTAGTGCTGATATGCTCCACCACAGAAAGATCGTGAGCCACGAAAAGATATGTAAGATTCCTCTGCTCCTGAGCATCCATAAGCAAATTGAGTATCTGAGCCTGAATGGAAACATCCAGTGCAGATATAGGCTCATCCGCAACGATAAACTCAGGGTCAACGACAAGTGCTCTTGCAATACTTATCCTCTGGCGCTGACCGCCGGAGAACTCATGCGGCATACGGCTTATCCACTTAGGGTCACTTCCGACCTGAAGCATAACTTCTTCAATCCTGTCTTTCACCTCTGATGGTGACAAATGAGGGTTATGATATTTCAAAGGACCTTCAAGGGTCTGTTTTATAGTCTTTCTGGGATTAAGCGATGCATACGGGTCCTGAAAAACCATCTGCATCTTGCTTCGGTAAGGCAGCATTTTCTTTGGGCTAAGGTTGTCGATACGTTCGCCTTTATAGTATATCTCGCCGCCATTAGGAGGGTAAAGCCCCATAATGGTACGTCCGAGAGTGGATTTCCCACAGCCGCTTTCTCCGACAACACTGAATGTTTCGCCTTTTTTGATATCTATACTGACGTTATTCAGAGCCTTTACGAGCGTTTGCTCCAGCTTAAACTTTCCATTTTTAAATTTTATCTGATCAAGCAGTCCGCCGGATATATCAAACCGCTTATAGAGGTTTCTGACACTGAGAAGCGGAGTCTCACTAGTCTTATCACTCACCTGACACCCCCTCTTTTTCAAAGCTGCACAAAACGCAGGCAGCCTCTGTGTCCATCCCTTTAACTTTAATCAATGCAGGAACATACTTTTTGCAGACATCCATCACATGGGGACATCTGGGGTGGAAGGCACAGCCCGGCGGGATATTGGTCAGGGTGGGCATCATGCCAGGTATCTGGTTCAGCCTTTTGCTCCCTTTTGCACCCTCCGGCAGCGCCGCAATCAGCCCCTGAGTATAAGGGTGCTGAGGGTTGTTTATGACATCTTTTGTCCGCCCTTTCTCGACTACCCGCCCGGCATACATAACAGCGATATGCTCTGTAACCTGTGCCACAACAGCGAGGTCATGCGTTATGAGTATAAGCCCCATATCGTCTGTCTCGCACAGCTCGATAATAAGATCCATTATCTCTGCCTGAATAGTAACATCAAGGGCTGTAGTAGG
This window of the Denitrovibrio acetiphilus DSM 12809 genome carries:
- a CDS encoding ABC transporter ATP-binding protein — protein: MSDKTSETPLLSVRNLYKRFDISGGLLDQIKFKNGKFKLEQTLVKALNNVSIDIKKGETFSVVGESGCGKSTLGRTIMGLYPPNGGEIYYKGERIDNLSPKKMLPYRSKMQMVFQDPYASLNPRKTIKQTLEGPLKYHNPHLSPSEVKDRIEEVMLQVGSDPKWISRMPHEFSGGQRQRISIARALVVDPEFIVADEPISALDVSIQAQILNLLMDAQEQRNLTYLFVAHDLSVVEHISTNVVVMYLGTVCELAETSLLFGEPKHPYTKALLSAIPTLDGRKSERLKLTGEVPTPINLPSGCVFHGRCPYADGRCREEIPALIQHKDGRKIACHAVEEGRI